From Calothrix sp. PCC 6303, a single genomic window includes:
- a CDS encoding AAA-like domain-containing protein has product MNFEESLSILDTAIFDKINRHLKDIEVIILEGSWNSLSYEEIANKEGYAANYLRQDVGFKLWKFLSEVLEEEVNKTNFRAAVGRLVNRHQVIASCNEKKTISLETSQSHFPQVKDFNTNKPILEYPEGSVPINSLFYLQRQIDIRCYDKILQPGALIRIKAPHQMGKTSLCDRILGYSKQEGYSTVRVNLLQAEATVFSSLDRFLRWFCACISHKLKLSAFSHECWDEYRGSIINCTTYLEENILTTIDHSLVLALDEVDIVFQYPEISQGFFAMLRSWHEEAKTIDIWENLRLIVVNSTENYGSLDINQSPFNIGLVAELDEFTSEEIEELAQRHNYGCNSNQLQQLISLIGGHPYLTRLALYHMALGNTTIDKLLQDAPTNAGIYEAYLRRILKNILLNEKLTTGFMKVVNADEPVAIATMQSYQLYSMGLVKRVGDRLVPRCQLYQKYFREHLTPIIN; this is encoded by the coding sequence ATGAACTTTGAAGAAAGTTTATCAATCTTAGACACAGCTATTTTCGATAAAATAAATAGACATCTGAAGGATATAGAAGTAATTATTCTAGAAGGTTCGTGGAATAGTTTGAGCTATGAAGAGATTGCTAACAAAGAAGGTTATGCAGCTAATTATTTACGGCAAGATGTTGGTTTCAAGCTATGGAAATTCTTGTCGGAAGTATTAGAGGAAGAGGTCAATAAAACTAACTTTCGTGCAGCAGTCGGACGCTTAGTCAATCGTCATCAAGTGATAGCAAGTTGTAACGAAAAAAAGACTATTTCATTAGAAACAAGTCAATCACATTTTCCACAAGTAAAAGATTTTAACACGAATAAACCAATACTAGAATATCCGGAAGGCTCTGTACCTATCAATTCGTTATTTTATCTCCAAAGGCAAATCGATATTCGCTGTTATGACAAAATTCTTCAACCAGGTGCCCTAATTAGGATTAAGGCTCCGCACCAAATGGGTAAAACCTCTTTATGCGATCGCATTCTTGGCTACTCCAAGCAAGAGGGTTACAGTACAGTTCGTGTCAACTTGCTCCAAGCAGAAGCAACTGTTTTTAGTAGTTTGGATAGATTTTTGCGTTGGTTTTGTGCTTGTATTAGCCACAAATTAAAATTATCGGCTTTTTCCCATGAATGTTGGGATGAATATCGAGGCAGTATTATTAACTGCACAACATATTTGGAAGAAAATATTCTAACAACTATCGATCATAGTTTAGTTTTAGCATTAGATGAGGTCGATATAGTTTTTCAATATCCCGAAATTTCTCAAGGTTTTTTCGCAATGCTACGTAGTTGGCATGAAGAAGCAAAAACTATCGATATTTGGGAAAATTTACGGCTAATAGTAGTTAACTCAACTGAAAACTATGGGTCATTAGATATAAATCAATCGCCTTTTAATATCGGTTTGGTTGCCGAATTAGACGAATTTACTTCAGAAGAAATAGAGGAATTAGCCCAACGTCATAATTACGGTTGTAATTCAAATCAATTACAACAATTAATCTCTTTAATTGGAGGTCATCCATATTTAACTCGATTGGCACTCTATCACATGGCTTTGGGGAACACAACCATAGATAAACTATTACAGGATGCTCCCACAAATGCCGGAATATACGAAGCTTATTTACGACGAATTCTGAAAAATATTTTATTGAATGAAAAATTAACTACAGGATTTATGAAAGTAGTTAATGCTGACGAACCTGTTGCGATCGCCACAATGCAATCATATCAACTATACAGCATGGGACTTGTGAAACGAGTTGGCGATCGATTAGTCCCACGCTGTCAGCTATATCAGAAATATTTTCGAGAACACTTGACTCCAATAATTAATTGA
- a CDS encoding DUF6876 family protein yields MKTPRQIVTELKQFTGSSIFYKHWLGLKYTDGIKYLADETNCYWLLDAIFSHQTKKLLSNPNLQEFQIWHLRVDNNSGVLICEWDTNQELLRQEIEYTDFPLSHIKLYLVETVLILPSEY; encoded by the coding sequence ATGAAAACGCCACGACAAATAGTAACGGAGCTTAAGCAATTTACTGGTTCCAGTATTTTCTACAAACACTGGCTTGGCTTGAAATATACAGATGGAATCAAATATTTAGCAGACGAAACAAACTGCTACTGGTTATTAGATGCAATTTTCTCCCACCAAACAAAAAAATTGCTCTCCAATCCAAACTTGCAAGAATTTCAAATCTGGCATTTACGAGTTGATAATAATTCCGGTGTCTTGATTTGTGAGTGGGATACAAACCAAGAATTATTACGACAGGAAATCGAATATACGGATTTTCCACTAAGTCACATCAAGCTGTATTTGGTAGAAACAGTTCTCATACTCCCCAGCGAATATTAA
- a CDS encoding caspase family protein, which produces MSSFKRRHFIQLVGSTLTVLGMGQLDLGQKNIFDTKVSAQSTSRKLALLVGINEYSKDMSVLSGCVNDVMLQRELLIHRLGFNPKDILTLTDKQATRQSILQAFEEHLIKQAKPGDVVVFHFSGHGSRVIDVDKDYPDGLVITLVPVDSQLQPGKSSSVKDITGHTLWLLMAALNTENVTFVIDTPYSGGLVSSTLKSSKSEEKFQASPEEKAYQTIWLQRLGLSAEEFKKQRRIGIPKGAVLAAGKRDQYAVDKQFNDFSAGVFTYTLTQYLWQQSGNLALGESFANIARYVNSFSFEQGVFQEPVLFVKPNSNHQQRPVYFIEVQTPIAAGVITQVKGNQIEIWLGGVNVENLEKLNKDAVFEIINAENQQQGTVKLESRKGLVGYAKLLESPVSVSLKPGLFLRERI; this is translated from the coding sequence ATGTCATCATTTAAACGTCGTCATTTTATCCAACTCGTAGGCTCAACTTTGACAGTCTTGGGTATGGGACAGTTAGACTTAGGTCAAAAGAACATATTTGATACTAAAGTTTCTGCCCAAAGTACATCTCGAAAATTGGCATTACTGGTGGGAATTAATGAGTATTCAAAAGATATGTCTGTGTTATCTGGATGTGTTAATGATGTTATGTTGCAACGAGAGTTGTTGATTCACCGCCTTGGTTTTAATCCCAAAGATATTTTAACTTTGACCGATAAACAAGCTACGCGCCAAAGTATCTTACAAGCCTTTGAGGAGCATTTGATTAAACAAGCAAAACCTGGGGATGTGGTGGTTTTTCACTTCTCTGGACATGGTTCGCGGGTAATTGATGTAGATAAAGATTATCCAGATGGTCTTGTTATTACTTTAGTTCCTGTTGATAGTCAACTACAACCAGGAAAATCATCTAGTGTAAAAGATATTACTGGACATACCCTTTGGCTACTGATGGCAGCACTGAATACGGAAAATGTAACTTTTGTAATTGATACTCCCTATTCTGGTGGTTTAGTCAGTAGCACATTAAAAAGTTCTAAATCAGAAGAGAAATTTCAAGCAAGTCCTGAAGAAAAGGCTTATCAGACAATATGGTTACAGCGTTTGGGCTTGTCAGCAGAGGAATTTAAGAAACAACGGAGAATAGGAATACCTAAAGGTGCTGTGCTTGCTGCTGGAAAACGTGATCAATATGCTGTTGATAAGCAATTTAATGACTTTAGTGCAGGAGTATTTACCTATACTTTAACTCAGTATCTTTGGCAGCAAAGTGGGAATCTAGCTTTGGGTGAATCATTTGCCAATATTGCTCGATATGTCAACAGCTTTAGTTTTGAGCAAGGTGTTTTTCAAGAACCTGTACTTTTTGTTAAACCAAACAGCAACCATCAGCAGCGTCCGGTTTATTTTATTGAGGTGCAGACACCGATCGCAGCAGGGGTAATTACTCAAGTCAAGGGAAATCAAATAGAAATTTGGCTGGGTGGTGTGAATGTGGAAAATTTAGAAAAATTGAATAAAGATGCCGTTTTTGAAATCATCAATGCTGAAAATCAGCAGCAAGGAACTGTAAAGCTTGAAAGTCGTAAGGGATTGGTGGGATATGCAAAATTGCTAGAATCTCCAGTGTCTGTATCCCTGAAGCCTGGACTTTTCTTGCGTGAGAGAATTTGA
- a CDS encoding CHAT domain-containing protein codes for MYKKFKLASLIAFASVIYPVDFTNSKTQQQNYSSLNHFIVQGLNTHQDRKQEAFRLNKIGIQHLNKGEYREALKTFDEVLKIVKTIGWHKGEASTLHNIGEAYRNLGEYDQSLNYFQQSLAIYKQYGDEDDGIATLNNMALIYSARGQYTKALNLYQQVLPIAKKIGNKEVESSTLNNIGAIYDNQGQYAKALDYYQQSLVIQEKIGDKEGQSTTLNNIASVRTHQGQYAKALEAFEEALIITEQINYKIGEGATLNNIAVIYSRLRQYPKSLKFYQQALAIRQQIGDKIGEGVTLNNIGLVYDKQRQYNKALEYYQKALTIRQKIGDKEGESVTNINIGSVYFDLEQYLKALEYNRKAFSIAEQIGDNLSAADALNNIAEIYSNQEKYAQALDYHQKALGIRQQIGAKLGEASTLHNIAYILLETGKLKEATDTLNNAISIYESLRPGLKDTDKVSIIDTQRDSYTYLQKALIEQNKIEEALEISERSRARAFVDLLASRLNSQNPQINKPPNINQLKQIAKEQKATIVEYSIIPEELTIEGKKQWRESQLYIWLIKPTGEITFRKADLKTILQKENINLEKLVITSRKSINVIGRGAKLDNPPQQNPENQKKRLKQLHELLISPIADELPKDPNQRVIFVPQDSLFLVPFPALQDKDGKYLIEKHTILTAPAIDVLRFTRQKPSQKPTSPNDILVVGNPIMPKVSIPLGSPAKQLPNLPGSEREAQAVAEIFKTTPIIGKNATETAIVQKLPTAKLIHLATHGLLDDVKEVGVPGAIALAPDTSLEKAGKDEGDGLLTSSEIINLSLNADLVVLAACDTGRGRISGDGIIGLSRSLITAGAKSVLVSLWMVDDKSTEFLMKEFYQNLPKSSDKALALRLAMLETKKKFPHPSDWSAFTLIGEAD; via the coding sequence ATGTATAAGAAATTTAAACTTGCTAGTTTAATAGCATTTGCTTCAGTGATTTATCCTGTTGATTTTACTAATTCAAAAACACAACAGCAAAACTATTCTTCTTTGAATCATTTTATTGTACAGGGGCTAAATACACACCAAGACCGAAAACAAGAAGCATTTCGCTTAAATAAAATAGGCATTCAACATTTAAATAAAGGAGAATATCGAGAAGCTTTAAAAACTTTTGATGAGGTATTAAAAATCGTCAAAACAATTGGCTGGCATAAAGGAGAAGCCTCAACTCTTCATAATATAGGAGAGGCTTATCGTAATCTAGGAGAATATGACCAATCCTTAAATTACTTTCAACAAAGTTTAGCCATTTATAAGCAATATGGTGATGAGGATGATGGAATTGCCACTCTCAACAACATGGCATTAATTTACAGTGCCAGGGGACAATACACCAAAGCTTTAAATCTATATCAGCAAGTTTTACCAATTGCAAAAAAAATTGGCAATAAAGAAGTGGAAAGCTCAACTCTCAATAATATTGGTGCAATTTATGACAATCAAGGACAGTATGCGAAAGCCTTGGATTATTATCAACAGTCTTTAGTGATTCAGGAAAAAATTGGTGACAAAGAAGGACAAAGTACAACTCTCAATAATATTGCATCAGTTCGTACTCACCAGGGGCAATATGCCAAAGCTTTAGAAGCTTTTGAAGAAGCTTTAATCATTACCGAACAAATTAACTACAAAATAGGCGAAGGTGCAACGCTCAATAATATAGCAGTAATTTATAGTAGACTGAGACAATATCCCAAATCCTTAAAATTTTATCAACAAGCATTAGCCATTCGTCAGCAAATAGGAGATAAAATAGGTGAAGGGGTTACTCTTAATAATATTGGTTTAGTTTATGATAAGCAAAGACAGTATAACAAAGCTTTAGAATACTATCAAAAAGCCTTGACTATTCGTCAAAAAATTGGTGATAAAGAAGGCGAAAGCGTAACAAATATCAATATTGGCTCAGTTTATTTTGATTTAGAACAATATCTTAAAGCCTTAGAGTATAACAGAAAAGCTTTTTCTATTGCCGAGCAAATAGGTGATAATTTAAGTGCCGCAGATGCTCTTAACAATATTGCTGAAATTTATAGTAATCAAGAAAAATATGCTCAGGCTTTAGATTATCATCAAAAAGCTTTAGGCATTCGGCAACAAATTGGTGCTAAATTAGGAGAAGCCAGCACCCTTCATAATATAGCTTATATTCTCTTAGAAACTGGTAAACTGAAAGAAGCTACAGATACCTTAAATAATGCAATTAGTATTTACGAATCTCTACGACCAGGATTAAAAGATACTGATAAAGTTTCAATTATTGATACACAACGAGATTCCTATACTTATTTACAAAAAGCGCTCATTGAACAAAATAAAATCGAAGAAGCTTTAGAGATTTCTGAACGTAGTCGCGCTCGTGCATTCGTTGATTTATTAGCCTCTCGTCTCAATAGTCAAAATCCACAAATAAACAAACCACCTAATATTAATCAACTAAAGCAAATAGCTAAGGAACAAAAAGCCACTATTGTTGAATATTCAATTATTCCTGAAGAGTTAACTATAGAAGGTAAAAAACAATGGCGTGAATCACAACTTTATATCTGGCTTATTAAACCTACAGGTGAAATAACATTTCGCAAAGCTGACCTTAAAACCATATTACAAAAAGAAAATATCAACCTCGAAAAACTTGTCATCACCAGCCGAAAATCTATCAACGTTATCGGTCGCGGTGCTAAATTAGACAACCCACCTCAACAAAATCCAGAAAATCAGAAAAAACGCCTAAAACAACTCCACGAACTATTAATATCACCCATCGCTGACGAACTACCAAAAGACCCAAATCAACGAGTAATCTTTGTCCCGCAAGATTCCCTTTTCCTCGTTCCTTTTCCCGCACTCCAAGACAAAGACGGTAAATACCTAATCGAAAAACATACCATCCTTACTGCCCCGGCAATTGATGTATTAAGGTTTACCCGTCAAAAACCAAGCCAAAAACCCACATCACCCAATGATATTCTAGTTGTGGGCAATCCCATAATGCCCAAAGTCTCTATCCCTCTGGGTTCCCCAGCTAAACAGTTACCTAATTTACCAGGTTCTGAGCGAGAAGCTCAAGCTGTAGCTGAGATATTTAAAACAACACCTATTATCGGTAAAAATGCTACAGAAACAGCTATTGTTCAAAAACTACCCACAGCCAAACTTATCCATCTAGCAACTCACGGCTTACTAGATGATGTTAAAGAAGTGGGAGTACCGGGTGCGATCGCTCTTGCTCCCGATACATCCTTAGAAAAAGCAGGTAAAGATGAAGGAGATGGGTTGCTTACTTCCAGCGAAATTATTAACTTGAGCCTCAATGCAGATTTAGTAGTCCTAGCTGCCTGTGATACAGGCAGAGGTCGTATTTCCGGCGATGGTATTATTGGCTTATCGCGCTCTTTGATTACTGCTGGTGCAAAAAGTGTATTAGTTTCCCTATGGATGGTAGATGATAAATCAACAGAATTTTTGATGAAAGAATTTTATCAGAATTTGCCAAAAAGCTCAGATAAAGCCTTGGCATTACGTTTGGCAATGTTGGAAACGAAAAAGAAATTTCCACATCCATCTGACTGGTCAGCATTTACCCTAATCGGCGAGGCTGATTAA
- a CDS encoding caspase family protein, whose amino-acid sequence MSYIKRRQFIQFAGSALATMGISQLDIMRQGERYAKTLAQNTPRKLALLVGINDYKNGISPLGGCVTDVSLQQELLTNRFGFNSKNILTLTDAQGTRQNILQALDEHLIKQAKPGDVVIFHFSGHGSRVKDEQKDMPDGLNGTIVPVDSSLPPNGGVVQDIMGHTLFLLMYALQTENVTVVLDSCHSGGTKRGNFAVRSRDGGSDFLPSDAESEEQQRLLKETKLSREEFINKRRQNVAKGIVITAAKRDQFAIDGQFSDFSAGAFTYALTQYLWQLNRNEAFDRTFANTRKNALDMAFNTGGFQEAEIETNIKNPKSPLYFLPPKPIPAEAVITGVNGNQVNLWLGGIEPQSLEGFNKSAILTAVDEKGEPRGQLQIESRQGLSATGKLLENTRTQTPLAAGTLLQERIRTIPKNITLKIGLDDSSLDSNTITQAKQLLEVIPSIEAFPLRQKEVQYIFARMTKTKYQELQKQRIPNLPPVDSFGLFTPTLDTIIVNSFGDSGETVNAAVKRLQPKLRSFWATRMVKNLLGNKNTSKIDISVSMNIAGTQEPLAETFTPRGAKLNNGTGNQSTPTKPVNISDSGIPKLPLDTKITFQVHNKESVPLYVSILGIDSAGDMGILFPYDWSEEPILAASIEAGRKVLIPKPEHTKTKINIGKPLGFSEILVIASTTPLRDLLDKLQAIADAQGQAGKRSALSATGDEFFGLTNNLLDDLDRSTRSATNAENIQLPDGERGVDTTKLAVMSIPFEVVS is encoded by the coding sequence ATGTCCTACATCAAACGTCGTCAATTTATCCAATTCGCCGGTTCCGCTTTAGCCACAATGGGTATCAGCCAGTTAGACATCATGCGTCAAGGAGAACGTTATGCGAAAACCTTAGCACAAAATACACCCCGCAAACTGGCATTACTAGTGGGAATTAACGATTATAAAAATGGCATATCTCCTCTTGGAGGGTGCGTAACCGACGTTTCCTTACAGCAAGAATTACTAACCAACCGCTTTGGTTTTAATTCCAAAAATATTCTGACCCTAACCGACGCACAAGGCACACGCCAGAATATTCTACAAGCATTGGACGAACATCTCATCAAACAAGCTAAACCTGGTGATGTTGTCATATTCCACTTTTCTGGACATGGTTCACGGGTAAAGGATGAACAAAAAGATATGCCTGATGGACTGAATGGCACAATCGTCCCCGTTGATAGTTCTTTGCCTCCAAATGGTGGTGTCGTACAAGATATTATGGGACACACCCTGTTTTTACTCATGTATGCGTTGCAAACCGAAAACGTCACCGTAGTCTTAGATTCCTGTCACTCAGGGGGGACAAAACGGGGAAATTTTGCTGTTCGTTCCCGCGATGGTGGCAGTGATTTCTTACCCAGTGATGCAGAATCTGAGGAACAGCAAAGATTGTTGAAAGAAACCAAACTTTCACGAGAAGAATTTATCAACAAACGCCGCCAAAATGTTGCTAAAGGCATTGTAATTACAGCTGCCAAACGGGATCAATTTGCTATAGATGGTCAATTTAGTGACTTTAGCGCTGGAGCTTTTACTTATGCCTTAACTCAATATTTGTGGCAACTAAATCGAAATGAAGCTTTTGACAGAACTTTTGCTAACACTAGGAAAAATGCTCTCGACATGGCATTTAACACAGGCGGTTTTCAAGAAGCAGAAATAGAAACCAATATTAAAAACCCCAAATCCCCGTTATACTTTTTACCACCAAAACCAATACCCGCAGAAGCAGTAATCACGGGTGTGAATGGCAACCAAGTAAATTTATGGTTGGGTGGAATCGAACCCCAAAGTCTAGAAGGTTTTAACAAAAGCGCAATATTAACAGCCGTCGATGAAAAAGGAGAACCACGGGGACAATTACAAATTGAATCCCGTCAGGGATTATCTGCTACAGGTAAATTACTCGAAAACACACGTACACAAACCCCATTAGCAGCAGGAACTCTTTTACAAGAACGTATCCGTACTATCCCCAAAAATATCACTTTAAAAATCGGACTTGATGACAGTTCTCTCGACAGCAATACTATTACCCAAGCGAAACAATTACTAGAAGTGATACCCAGTATCGAAGCCTTCCCTCTGCGACAAAAAGAAGTGCAATATATATTTGCTCGTATGACTAAAACCAAATATCAGGAATTACAAAAACAACGCATACCAAATTTACCTCCCGTGGATAGCTTTGGCTTATTTACACCTACCCTAGATACAATTATTGTTAACTCCTTCGGCGATTCTGGAGAAACAGTAAATGCCGCAGTTAAACGTTTACAACCAAAACTGAGATCATTCTGGGCTACGAGAATGGTTAAAAATCTTCTTGGTAATAAAAATACATCAAAAATCGATATTTCTGTTTCCATGAATATTGCTGGGACTCAAGAACCCCTGGCTGAAACTTTTACTCCTCGTGGTGCCAAGCTAAATAATGGAACTGGAAACCAATCAACACCAACCAAACCAGTAAATATTTCCGATTCAGGTATACCAAAATTACCCTTGGACACAAAAATTACCTTTCAGGTTCATAATAAAGAATCAGTACCTCTCTATGTCAGTATTTTAGGCATCGACAGCGCCGGAGACATGGGAATTCTCTTCCCCTATGATTGGTCAGAAGAACCCATATTAGCTGCATCGATAGAAGCTGGACGTAAAGTATTAATTCCCAAACCCGAACATACCAAAACGAAGATCAATATTGGTAAACCACTCGGTTTTTCCGAAATACTTGTCATCGCTAGCACAACACCATTACGGGATCTACTCGATAAACTCCAAGCGATCGCAGATGCCCAAGGACAAGCTGGTAAACGCAGCGCCCTATCAGCAACCGGAGACGAATTTTTCGGCTTAACTAATAATTTACTCGATGACTTAGATAGAAGCACTCGCAGTGCAACTAATGCTGAGAATATCCAACTTCCTGATGGAGAACGTGGGGTTGATACTACGAAGTTAGCCGTGATGTCAATTCCATTTGAAGTGGTGAGTTAG
- a CDS encoding tetratricopeptide repeat protein, whose product MRSCKIGLGVLVCLLAIFSTSLGSSLSMVFTESRVLAQTVDSRKAEADRLLQQGIQQFETSQFTVALQSWQQALQIYREIKDRLGEGQSLGNLGVAYLYWGDYPKAMDYHQQRLAIAREIKDRLGEGYALGNLGNAYGSLGDYPKAIDYHQQRLAIAREIKDRQGKGQSLNNLGFAYFFLGDYPKAIDYHQQSLAITREIKDRKGEGNALGKLGNAYGSLGDYPKAIDYHQQSLAIAREIKDRRGEGYALGNLGVAYRFLGDYPKAIDYHQQRLVIAREIKDRKGEGLALLNLGVAYFSLGDYPKGIDYHQQSLVIAREIKDRQGEGQLLNNLGIAYYKQGKLTLAESILMEGIKVYESLRGKGLKDSEKVSFFDTQSRTYRTLQQVFIAQNKTDAALEISERGRGRAFVELLASRLSANFQEESPKPSNIREIKQIAKAQNSTLIQYSIIYDEFKINGKREIKESELYIWVIKPTGEVIFRKADLKPLWQKENTNLKKLVKTSRQSIGVRGAKMENPPPPNPETQKKRLQKLHEILISPIADLLPKKETDKVVFIPQSSLFLVPFPALQDKNGKYLIDNHTILTSPSIQVLDLTKKQYQKLGNQPIQNNKMLIVGNPIMPKVPIKIGDTPQQLPPLAGAEKEAKGIANLFKIQPLIGKQATESTVVQRLPQAQIIHFATHGLFDDIRGLDSSIALTPENPNSLSSPLSKEEQRRDGLLTAEEIFGLELKANLVVISACDTGRGKITGDGVIGLSRSFISAGVPSVIVSLWSVDDGSTAFLMTEFYQNLQQKMDKATALRKAMLDTKKKYSSPSQWAAFTLIGESE is encoded by the coding sequence ATGCGTTCCTGTAAGATTGGGTTAGGTGTGTTGGTTTGTCTGTTGGCTATTTTTTCGACTTCGTTGGGTTCTAGTTTGTCGATGGTGTTTACTGAATCGCGGGTTTTGGCGCAGACGGTGGATTCACGGAAAGCGGAAGCTGATAGATTGTTGCAACAAGGTATTCAGCAGTTTGAAACCAGTCAATTTACAGTAGCATTGCAGTCTTGGCAACAAGCACTACAAATCTACCGCGAAATTAAAGACCGTTTAGGTGAGGGTCAATCACTGGGAAATCTCGGTGTTGCCTACTTATATTGGGGAGACTACCCTAAAGCGATGGACTACCATCAACAAAGGTTGGCGATCGCACGGGAAATTAAAGACCGTTTAGGTGAGGGTTATGCCCTGGGAAATCTCGGTAATGCCTACGGTTCCTTGGGAGACTACCCCAAAGCGATTGACTACCATCAACAAAGGTTGGCGATTGCACGGGAAATTAAAGACCGTCAAGGTAAGGGTCAATCACTGAACAATTTGGGATTTGCTTACTTTTTTTTGGGAGATTACCCCAAAGCGATTGACTACCATCAACAAAGCTTGGCGATCACACGGGAAATTAAAGACCGTAAAGGTGAGGGTAATGCCCTGGGAAAACTCGGTAATGCCTACGGTTCCTTGGGAGATTACCCCAAAGCGATTGACTACCATCAACAAAGCTTGGCGATCGCACGGGAAATTAAAGACCGTCGAGGTGAGGGTTATGCCCTGGGAAATCTCGGTGTTGCCTACCGTTTTTTGGGAGACTACCCCAAAGCGATTGACTACCATCAACAAAGGTTGGTGATCGCACGGGAAATTAAAGACCGTAAAGGTGAGGGTCTAGCACTGTTGAATCTCGGTGTTGCCTACTTTTCTTTGGGAGATTACCCCAAAGGGATTGACTACCATCAACAAAGCTTGGTGATCGCACGGGAAATTAAAGACCGTCAAGGTGAGGGTCAATTACTAAACAATCTGGGAATTGCCTACTACAAACAAGGAAAACTAACTTTAGCTGAAAGTATCCTAATGGAAGGCATAAAAGTTTACGAATCTCTGCGGGGTAAAGGATTAAAGGATAGTGAGAAAGTCTCATTTTTCGATACCCAAAGCAGGACCTATCGCACTTTACAACAAGTCTTCATTGCCCAAAATAAAACCGATGCTGCTTTAGAAATATCCGAACGCGGAAGGGGAAGAGCATTTGTCGAACTACTTGCTTCCCGCTTATCTGCTAACTTTCAAGAAGAATCTCCTAAGCCATCAAATATTAGGGAGATTAAGCAAATTGCTAAAGCACAAAATTCTACCCTCATTCAATATTCAATTATTTATGATGAGTTCAAAATTAATGGCAAACGAGAAATAAAAGAATCAGAACTATATATCTGGGTCATCAAACCCACAGGTGAAGTCATCTTCCGCAAAGCCGACCTCAAACCCCTATGGCAAAAAGAAAATACCAATTTAAAGAAATTAGTTAAAACCAGCCGTCAATCAATTGGTGTCAGAGGTGCAAAAATGGAGAACCCACCTCCACCAAATCCAGAAACCCAGAAAAAACGCTTACAAAAACTCCACGAAATATTAATCTCACCTATTGCTGACCTATTGCCCAAAAAAGAAACCGACAAAGTAGTATTCATCCCTCAAAGCTCATTATTTCTAGTTCCCTTTCCTGCATTGCAAGACAAAAACGGCAAATACCTGATTGACAATCATACCATCCTCACATCTCCATCAATTCAAGTTTTAGATTTAACTAAAAAACAATATCAAAAACTTGGAAACCAACCCATCCAGAATAATAAGATGCTGATTGTGGGTAATCCCATTATGCCGAAAGTTCCAATAAAAATTGGCGACACACCGCAACAATTGCCACCTTTAGCTGGGGCAGAAAAAGAAGCAAAAGGCATTGCTAATTTATTTAAAATTCAACCCTTAATTGGCAAACAAGCCACAGAATCGACCGTAGTCCAACGCTTGCCCCAAGCACAAATTATTCACTTTGCCACCCACGGATTATTTGATGATATTCGCGGTTTAGATAGTTCCATTGCTCTAACACCAGAAAATCCTAACTCCCTCTCATCCCCTCTCAGCAAAGAAGAGCAAAGACGCGATGGACTCCTCACCGCAGAAGAAATTTTCGGTTTGGAACTCAAAGCAAATTTAGTAGTAATCAGCGCTTGCGATACAGGTAGAGGAAAGATTACAGGGGATGGTGTTATCGGTTTATCTCGCTCTTTTATCAGTGCAGGAGTACCCAGTGTCATCGTCTCCCTCTGGTCAGTTGATGATGGTTCAACCGCATTTTTAATGACTGAGTTTTATCAAAATTTGCAACAAAAAATGGACAAAGCCACAGCTTTAAGAAAAGCCATGCTCGACACCAAGAAAAAATATTCAAGCCCATCACAATGGGCAGCTTTTACCCTCATTGGTGAATCTGAATAA